Below is a genomic region from Meleagris gallopavo isolate NT-WF06-2002-E0010 breed Aviagen turkey brand Nicholas breeding stock chromosome 5, Turkey_5.1, whole genome shotgun sequence.
AAGGTCAGCATTCTTAATTCTTAAATCTTTGTAGCAATATGAGGTAGTGTCATTGTTAGAATCCTGTATTCCTTACCAAAAGGCTGGGGTATGTTTGCCGTAGCTCCCAGGTCCCTTTGGATTCAGAACAACTAGGATTATGGTCAATAGTGACCTGCGAGGGCAGTGTATCTCCAGATGtcttgctgttcttttctgtttgaatattTTTTAGCCATGTCCTTGTTTTTGCGAGGGTCCTTATAAGTATTTCTACCCACAAGAACACTGAATATAGATCGTGGTGGCATAAATAACTGTTCACAAGTGACTTGGCAATTAGAAGCACAAATTAAGATGCCTACCCAAATTAAGCTAATTCTCTTTAAAgtactttcattttattatgcACGTATTTCAGTATATCTAGAAAAATGACGGCTGTATTGACTGCATTTGCATAAAATTCATCATCAAAATCCTTTTTATTCCCCTAGTTACAGTTCTGTTCTTGTAGTGGACTCTTAGTTATATTCTTGACTAGGGAGAATCAAATCTGCAGTCCAGCAACAAGAGAAATGCTTGACTCAAATCTTGCAGCAAAGTACAAAGAACATTTAATGTCTGAAGATCTAAAAGCTTAAGCTGAAGGTTTGGTGTTTTCTCCCTGAACTCTTCTAGCCGGTATGGACCGCCTGTTCGTACTGAACACAGGATCATAGTTGAAAACCTTTCATCCCGTATCAGCTGGCAGGTGAGttattatcttctttttttttcactcttcattTTCCTACCCTGCAAGTTACTGCTCTCAGCTGAAATTTTTATTAAAGCCATCATAAATattcattataaataaaaaaagtagGCAATAAAATCAGTGATAAAGTCAGTATTCAAAGCAAGTCTTGGGTTTCAAAGCTGTGTAAATGGTTCAGTAAATAGATTTTATAGTTGAGGATCTATTTGTGCTTACTCATATTTGCCAACTGATAGAACTTTGAAAGACTTTAGAATTTTTCTAAATTACTGAAGAGTGACATCTATTCAAACCGTGTCATCCTTTTGTTTGTTCTACCTGGAAGTGCATGCCTTTGTTCTGAATGAAATCCGTGGTCCTCTGTTTTACAAAATATCTTTGTGATACGATGCACGATTGAGAAGTCGTAATGCATCATTAATAAAGAAAGTCTTAAGAAAGCTACTGTGTAAAGTGTGCTTGCTGTAGATACTAGAAATAATCCCTTTCAGTAATCATCTTTTGCAGCTTTCTTACCACTTGTCTattgttttcccttttgctattgttttgttttttttctagctggCTTTAAGACAGAATAACTGCACGTTCAATTTCTTCACTTGTTCTACATAGCATGCAGTCTGTGTAGATAGAAAGTGTGATTTTTAAGGGCATACATGCAGATGCTTTTTACATACAGTGAATGTCAAGTGCATTTCAGTCTTGTTCATTAACCTTTATATTCTCTGAGTGAACAGACCTAAGTAGTGTACTGACAAACATGGTAGAACGGTTGAATGCTCCAAGACTTGGTCTTGCAGGGAGGTCCACATGAGGAGGCCGTTTTGTTACCTGGAGCTCAGCTGATGTGTGCCATAAGAGCTTGGGTACAGATAAATGGCAAAACTAGATTTGTTCTTCTGCATGATAGGTTCAAAAAGCTTGTAATTGTACAGTTGTGTTATGTACCAAATAACTGGAAAGACAACTTCTGAGTCGATGTAATGAGTAAGTGAATCCAATCTAAATTACTTCTGGGTATTATTTACatgcaattattattattattattattattattaagcaaacaaacaatattTGGAAATGATAATAGGGACTGGAGGACTAAGCTAGAATAGTGTTAGAGAGTAAATCCTATAATGCTGTTAAGTTtataacttggaaaaaaatgaactcTTTTCTAACTTTCTTTTACTTGCAAATATTTATAATGGCTTTATATATACTTACTGTTTTAGACTGGAGCTCACCCAATGCAGATTTCATAGTAATGATTCTGTAGGATtcaattaaatgttttaatgactgttttatatatacatgtgtTACCATAAGAGATTTTACTTCTTGATTCCTGCCTAGAGGTCATTTGAACCTAAAATGCATGTGCCTTGTTCTGCTTTGAAGCTGTACTGTTTTCCTACTGACTGTAGCCTTTTAACTTCTTTTAACTCTGCTACTTACACAGCAGATTCTAGTATGTAACACATTAACAGTAGGAGCATTCTTACTCCTTTCTAATCCCTTCTAGCAGCCACAATTGATATGGAACCAGGCTTTAAAGCTTACGTGCGTGCTTTCATCTTTGGTGTGTGCAGATCCCCATGCTTTGAGAACTTCTTCCTCCTTTAAAAATTACTGTGTtgagatattaaaaaacaaagtggcaaaacaccaccacaaaaaAACAGCTTCAGATCAACTTTTCTAAACTGCTGACTATCTTGTCAGAAGGTAATTTCGTACATAGTAGATTGTTCTGTCAGAATCCTCCTTATTTTAGTAAATGCGTTTCTGCATGTTCAGAGCTTTCCAATGGCTCTCATTAGTTTTTCTGCATCTGTCTATTTTCAAGCAGTTGGCAAAATTAGATCTATGTTATGTAAGGATGTAATTTTAATATGTGCACTTCCTATTTATGGTTGtcctacatttattttcttatgatGCTAAGGACAACAGGGTGTTCTGGTGCTGGTTAAGGTGACCCAGAACAGCAAACTCAGGATAAAATTTGGCCATTCCATTActactttttgttgttgctaaaTAAAACTAGataactttaaaatattccCCTCATAATACCAGATATTCTATGGATCTTGCACGCTAGTCTCTTCTGAGAAACAATTTTGGCATCTTAATTACATTGATGTTGCTACCACAAATGACAATTCATGATGATGCTCTTTAGGATTCAACATGTGGTGCCATGTCTGGCAAGGGTGCCCCCATTTTAAGAACTAacatttttaaatcagaaaataatgatGTAGTTTAACATTTTAAACTTCTTCTTGATTGACTGATCTGGGTCTGGTTAAACCTGTGTTGACTTCAGCAGAGCCAAAATGTTGCTCTTACCTCTAAATTGGGCTAAAGATACTGAGGTTGGAGTATGACTTTGGGTCCACTTTTCatttgctattaaaataaagtttatttgTTAGAAGCACACATGAAAGAAGGGAAATATCTGCTAGTTTGCTTGTGCCAGTTTTTAAAATTGAACTATTGAATTCTAATTGAAAAGATGAGCTAAAACCGAGCCTTTCTATATCCTGTGGCAAATATTCTAAagtttttcttggctttttgttttctagtcttttcttcttcaagcaTATTTCTAACCAAGTGTGTTTTGAACCTCTTCTAACAACCTTGATTTGGTTAACCTCATTTTTCTTgtgtggaggagaaagaagcaaagattTGGGGGTTTTCTAGTGACTGAAATTAGGGTTTGGCCTgttctgaattttccttttggTTCCTATGACACTCCTGTTTTTTGGCGATCTAGATCTTGGTTTGCCTGGGTTTGATCTCGATTGGCTAGCACAGATCATCCTCGGGTTCTTTAGCCACTTCTGGAGACTATGTCCAGTGCTTTCAGGGCCTCTGGTACCTCCGTGAAGCATATTGCTATGAGCCATCAGTCTGCCTTTCTCATGTAAGAGAGTTCCTCTTGGCCAGCTAGGTATTGGACAGACAACTCTTTGCTTAAGGTACCTTATATCATCTGCCACTTGTGGCGAGCTGCGGTAAGTAGTCCGGGGCTCTCAAATACCAGATACAGTTTGGCAACAGTACTGTTTTAAGTTACACAAATGTTTAGATTTTTAGTgaccttttatttttgtgctttatgCTGCTCTGGAGCAAGTAATGTCACGGGGCCTGCAAGTTCAGCCTCTGCTAAGTGCAAGGGTGTCTGTTGACATGGCACTGTAGCGTGGTGGAATATTCTAGTGACATCTAAGGAAAGAAATCCTCTTGTAAAGTTATTATTTGTATACTAGTTAAACctatttgcatttaattttattgtgaAGTTGGGGGAGGAGAGCATATAGAATGAATTTATCTAAGCGTATTAAAATTCTTTTAACTGGGCCATTTGTCCTCAGAGTGAAAACTTGCGTTTAATACTGTGTTGCTTTCTGCCAGGTGTAGTTCTGATACAATGCATATGTTAGTGTTTCAGATATTGCACTGTTCCCACAACAGCTCTTTTTGTGATGCAGGactattttaaaagcaatattttattcTGCGTAGTTGTGAGTGAGAGATTCTTTCAATATATAGCTTCTGTTACCTAGACTGAGTTTCAGAAACTAATTTTTCTAGTATATGTAGAGAGAAAGTAAAGCATTGTGCAGTTTGTGAGGAGAAAGTTCTAAGAGGGTATTATCTGTTGCTAGCTGACTTCTGTGTCCTGTTTAAGGCTGAAATGCTAACTTTTGCTGCAGGACTTGAAAGATGTCATGAGAAAAGCAGGGGAGGTCACCTATGTGGATGCACACAGAAACAACAGGAATGAAGGGTAAGTTCATGTTTGTCTATAGATgtatacaaaaacagaaactgtTGAAAGCAAGATCATCGTTCCTGTAATACAAAAAGAAACGAAACATAGCTACATAGTCTGGCTTAAACTGGCTGAATTTTCTCCAATTAAGAATAACGAACCTGTCAGTAAATAGGAGTTCAGAACTAGTATTGAACTCCATCTCTCTTGAGAATGAAGCCAATGtcagaacagaaagagaagggagaaaagtcAACCGTTGGGTTTTGTAGTCTTAGCTACTTATGTATAATCATTTATGAACTAATTCTGATATCTGAGGCAAAAATATCAACCAGTATCTTGCAGCTGTTTCAGTAGGCAGAATTGTGAGAAATGAACATAACCaaggaaaagagatgaaaaaaagaggGGATTCTGTTTATTCACTGTTAAAAATCTAAATGGAGCGGCAGGCTTTGCAAGTTTTTATTCCTTGGACagctttaaaatgcagtttagtGGAGGACTGAAAGGTATTTCCACAGTTGGTGCAGGTTTCATTAGCTTCTTGGATTTTTATCACATCACTGCAGATGAGAGTTACAGTAATGTCTGAGAAGATGTAAAAGGTATGAATGGCAATAGGACTGTTAGGGTTATATTTCCCTGTCATCAAGTTAAAAAATAGCTTAGAGAAGATCAAACATTAAGCTGTGAatcaacagatttttaaaagcctaAACTTATTCTCCTTGCTTTTCAactttgtaacttttttttttcttcttttttatggTATACAGAGTTGTGGAATTTGCATCTTACAGCGATATGAAGAGTGCATTGGAAAAATTGGATGGCACTGAGCTGAATGGACGCAGAATTAAACTGATTGAGGATCACAGGAGGCATAGGTATGTTGCCTGACGAAGTAAAATTCTGTTGAGGGCATGGATTCGGGTTATTTTCATGCCAAAGTTTAGTTACCTATTTCTTTGGCCCCAAGGTAGATACAGCAGAGAACCACTTTCTAGCACTGTAAATAGATTTACCTAAGAACTGACTTGCTGAAAATAGGCTATATAGAACACACAAGGATAAGagtaagattttaaaaaataaaacatataaataaaaagatcagACACTGTGGATTTTGGCATTAAAATCCTTTTAATTTATTAGAAAGCTGCTTCACAGACCTGTGAAAATTGTTGTGAAAGGACTCTTTTcatgaaaatacaagaaaatgttCGCTTCCATGGATTATTTCTAAAACAGTTCTGCCAtttagtcttaaaaaaaaaaccaatcaGATTAGCTGTAGCTCTTTAATTAagtctcttaaaaataaaactttttttttttttcatgaaaaggaGGGATTGTGCTAAACTCTTGAGCCTTAAAGTGTAGTGGTGCCTTTAGagactttttttaatattgtggAAAAACACTAAGTAGTTCACACAGACGTTTCTAGAAAGAATAAATGTCACAGATaggaattttcatttctttacttttgttGATAATGGCTAAAAGTTGTTTGTCTGCTCCAGGAGAACAGGAGGGAAGAGAGTAGGAGGGTAGAAAAGGGGAAGGCAGGCACCTTTCATTAGGCAGTTCTGTTTTGTCACGTAGCAGAGAATGCCATGACTAGCAGTTCCTGCTCTCCTTGGCCTAAGAAGATACTGTTTTTCAGAACATAATAGAAACTTAGCTGTTCTCTGAAGTAACTGAATGCAGTGCATAGCGTTCAGATGTTCAGCTGGAAGTGCTGTATGTACAAAGCAGCTGAGAATTAAAATGGACGTTGAGTATTTAAAACTTAGTGGGAGATGAGACTACAGCTTGTAATCGTGTTTCTCTAGAAGCAGATCTCGATCAAGGAGTTACTCAAGGTCTCGCAGCAAGTCCAAGTCTACAGGATCTTCGAGATCATACAGCCGCTCCAGGTCCAGGTCCAGATCAAGGTCCAGGTCCAGGTCCAGGTCGAGGTCTCGCTCTCGCTCCCGCTCCCGCTCCCGGTCTCGCTCTCGCAGCCGTACACCTAAGAAGAGCTACTCCCAGAAGAGTCACCGCTCCAGCTTGCCAGcttcttccccatctccctcctCTTCTAAAAGAAAATCTCGTTCTAGGTCGAGCTCTGCTCATAGCCGTAGTTAACCTGCTCTTAGAGATGtattaatacatttaatttGATTCAAGTTTCTTGAAGACTTGAGACAAATTACACATGAGAACTGGGAGGGGAAGAGTTAACGTGATGGAAAGGTAACCTCCTTTTACATTGCCAAAGTGCCTGTCATCAAATAGGCCGTCTCTGCAAGGAGGGGCTGCCAGCTTTCTCCTTTCAGTGAAGTCTGGAGTGGGaagtcttttttgttgtttatttttcctgctattAGTAAACGTTTCTATTATAGATATATTACGTACACATAATGCTGAGGTAATGGGATGAGACAATACGCTGCTTTCGCCCTCTCCTGCCCCCGGATTCCCCTCCACCTTCAAGGCCTTTGACTTCCAAAACAGTATGTTATCTTTTGTCCTTGATTCAGAGTCCAGGAACAGGAAGTATACATTTTATTCCTTAAAGTTCTGTGGCTACTTTTCTGTGCGAGTATGAATGGACCAGCTGAATTTAGTTTAgagttcactttttttccccgtTGCTTGGCTTAAGAGGCTGTTTAAGTTCCAGCTTTAATTGACCTTGGTAATATGCTTAATTTGCAACAGACTTTCAGGAATACACCTCGGCCAGTTGAATATTGTACGTTTGGCTAGTGAATCAATACAATGCTAACCAGTAATAAAAGCTGGATTTTCCTGTTAAAATGAGTCGTACCATCCAGGTGTC
It encodes:
- the LOC100549826 gene encoding serine/arginine-rich splicing factor 5-like — translated: MSGCRVFVGHLSSRARERDVEKFFKGYGRIREIHLKNGFGFVEFEDHRDADDAIYELNGKELCDERVTIEHARARRGRGRFAQRFSYYSQSGSSRYGPPVRTEHRIIVENLSSRISWQDLKDVMRKAGEVTYVDAHRNNRNEGVVEFASYSDMKSALEKLDGTELNGRRIKLIEDHRRHRSRSRSRSYSRSRSKSKSTGSSRSYSRSRSRSRSRSRSRSRSRSRSRSRSRSRSRSRSRTPKKSYSQKSHRSSLPASSPSPSSSKRKSRSRSSSAHSRS